Proteins encoded in a region of the Anabaena sp. PCC 7108 genome:
- a CDS encoding plasmid partition protein ParG codes for MEKSVFVRGRVTETVRARFKSACALQNRTMDSVMEELILNWLEQQNPNSTAQNPKVQNPKAS; via the coding sequence ATGGAAAAATCTGTATTTGTAAGAGGTCGAGTGACTGAAACAGTGCGGGCAAGGTTTAAATCTGCCTGTGCCTTACAAAATAGAACTATGGATAGCGTGATGGAAGAACTGATACTCAATTGGCTAGAACAGCAAAATCCCAATTCAACAGCACAAAATCCAAAAGTGCAAAATCCAAAGGCAAGTTAG
- a CDS encoding plasmid replication protein, CyRepA1 family produces the protein MKNIGKTKPLDLTGQGLAVKINFKSDDRSDKNNYSSIYHNCQESFQINQTHYHELISSGIDPDVIALNFKSLEGDITHEYLLSDAIAKLGDGKQTPHSSQYTTSEVARYFRMYNHTLAGGWWCAGVDPLNNYAPMEWGCFKADNPRQNPKQAGKIIKYEHPYKCSNRAFFLRVPKRIWQMISDRYGVPIGDCEEFWEWVLINNLPIIFCEGAKKAAALLSCGFIAVGLPGINGAYRKIENSSKKHILIPDIELFATVTREFIFCFDNDVKPTTRKNVRIAIAQTSRLLKAKKCQVKICDWTQEKGIPEKGIDDVLVVHGKEVVENIITTASPVSQWQTQPYYQLSRKINLNLNQRYLGDILSNIPHKIIGVKSPKGTGKTEALKPLIDKLVAEDYSVYLVSHRVQLCEELCKRLGVPYIDNVINGKADRSKGFGIVVDSLHGQGKGQFDVENDTYLLTNKYVVILDEVEQVLWHLLNSSTEVKEHRTEVIKQLQLLLLNADKIVCLDADLTDVSLDFIQDASKCKDDDIFIINNEYKEGGYKILNYEETTPVNLLRDLLKAVDNGDKLLICTDSQKIKGRFSTQNIESIIIKKFPHLKDLILRIDSETIADPEHPAYGCITKINDIIKQYLIVIISPSVGTGISIDVKNYFTGVWGCFQGVQSENAVRQQLMRLRDNVPRHLWIAPTGLSWQGDGSTSLYSILNSNRRQFKIHLQQLKNVGFEVGEDYINTNDSALNCYAKMACRINNEMGDYRGIILENLLNEGNTIINKCDDDDEVIKEEITSIRDEKYLDHLDETAAINIDDLDSKGYERLSNQKHKTKADRQRHRKYSVKQRYQVDVTPDLILKDDDGYYPQLRLHYFLTLGFENVPQKDQAPAKKMRENQSVFLPDFNKSQTSAKVNLMRSLNIPQILELDKFTQTHPLLTDMVDKLKGNMWDVGMFLGKLHPDMTPIQILRKILKPLGLKLDKAGREGTGDRNWIYRICGLTDGRSEIFQKWYESDLAKSQDVKCILMIQNENENCIKAIPNPSQNSNINNISNQDAAINQDANHQTTQPDHIPQNCFVWDDQGQAWVGAVLKKSEILINGTYKALVTLWNGLDRCIWSQSRISIC, from the coding sequence ATGAAAAATATAGGCAAAACAAAACCCCTAGACTTGACGGGACAGGGGCTTGCAGTAAAAATAAATTTTAAATCAGATGACAGATCCGATAAGAATAATTATAGTAGCATTTACCATAATTGTCAAGAATCTTTTCAGATAAATCAAACTCATTACCACGAATTAATCAGCAGTGGGATTGACCCCGACGTTATCGCTCTAAACTTCAAATCTCTAGAAGGTGACATTACCCATGAATACCTGCTATCGGATGCGATCGCCAAGCTGGGGGACGGGAAACAGACACCCCATAGCAGTCAATACACCACTTCAGAAGTTGCAAGATATTTCAGAATGTACAATCACACCCTAGCAGGTGGTTGGTGGTGTGCCGGTGTTGACCCGTTAAACAATTACGCCCCGATGGAATGGGGATGTTTCAAAGCAGATAACCCAAGACAAAATCCAAAACAGGCAGGGAAGATCATCAAGTATGAACATCCCTACAAATGTTCTAACCGTGCATTTTTCCTGCGAGTGCCTAAACGTATTTGGCAGATGATTAGCGATCGCTACGGCGTACCCATTGGGGACTGTGAGGAATTTTGGGAATGGGTGTTAATAAACAACCTACCCATCATCTTCTGTGAGGGTGCGAAAAAAGCGGCCGCTTTACTATCTTGTGGCTTCATAGCAGTGGGACTACCAGGAATTAATGGAGCTTATAGGAAGATTGAAAATAGCTCGAAAAAACATATTTTAATTCCCGACATAGAACTTTTTGCAACTGTTACCAGAGAATTTATTTTCTGTTTTGACAATGATGTAAAACCTACTACCAGAAAAAATGTAAGGATAGCGATCGCCCAAACATCAAGGCTATTAAAAGCTAAAAAATGCCAAGTTAAAATCTGTGACTGGACGCAAGAAAAGGGTATACCCGAAAAGGGTATTGATGATGTTTTAGTGGTGCATGGTAAAGAAGTTGTAGAGAATATTATTACCACTGCTTCACCCGTCTCTCAGTGGCAGACTCAACCCTATTACCAACTATCAAGGAAGATTAATCTCAACCTTAACCAAAGATATCTAGGGGATATATTAAGCAACATTCCCCACAAAATCATAGGGGTAAAATCTCCCAAGGGTACAGGTAAAACTGAAGCATTAAAACCACTAATTGATAAGCTAGTTGCTGAGGATTACAGCGTTTATCTAGTATCTCACAGAGTCCAGTTGTGTGAGGAATTGTGCAAACGTTTGGGTGTTCCTTATATTGACAATGTTATCAACGGCAAAGCAGATCGCTCTAAAGGTTTTGGAATAGTTGTAGACTCGCTTCATGGACAAGGTAAAGGTCAGTTTGATGTTGAAAATGATACATATTTATTAACCAATAAATATGTAGTGATTCTTGATGAGGTTGAACAGGTTTTATGGCACTTGCTAAACTCATCAACAGAAGTTAAGGAACACCGAACAGAAGTTATTAAACAGCTTCAATTATTGCTGCTTAATGCAGATAAAATAGTGTGCTTAGATGCTGACTTGACAGATGTATCTTTAGACTTTATACAAGACGCTTCTAAATGCAAAGATGACGATATTTTTATCATCAACAATGAGTACAAAGAAGGGGGATATAAGATTTTAAATTATGAAGAAACTACACCAGTAAACTTATTACGAGACTTACTCAAAGCAGTTGACAATGGGGATAAACTATTAATTTGTACTGACTCCCAAAAGATTAAAGGTAGATTTTCTACTCAAAATATTGAGTCAATCATTATCAAAAAATTCCCCCATCTAAAAGATTTAATCCTTAGAATTGACTCGGAAACTATAGCAGATCCCGAACACCCCGCTTATGGTTGCATCACCAAAATTAACGACATCATCAAGCAATATTTAATAGTAATAATTTCCCCATCTGTGGGAACTGGAATATCAATAGATGTCAAGAATTATTTTACAGGTGTATGGGGTTGTTTCCAAGGTGTACAGTCAGAAAACGCAGTCAGACAACAATTAATGAGACTTCGGGATAATGTACCGCGTCATTTATGGATAGCTCCTACTGGTTTATCGTGGCAGGGGGACGGCTCAACATCCTTATATTCAATCTTGAATAGCAATAGAAGGCAATTTAAAATACATCTCCAGCAATTAAAAAACGTTGGTTTTGAGGTGGGAGAAGATTACATAAATACTAATGATTCTGCATTGAACTGTTACGCAAAAATGGCTTGTAGAATTAACAATGAAATGGGAGATTACAGGGGAATTATTCTGGAAAATCTTCTGAATGAAGGGAACACAATCATTAATAAATGCGATGATGACGACGAAGTTATCAAGGAAGAAATAACCAGCATACGAGACGAAAAATACCTTGATCATTTAGACGAAACAGCAGCTATCAATATTGATGATTTAGATAGCAAAGGATATGAGAGATTATCAAACCAAAAGCATAAAACCAAGGCGGACAGACAAAGACATAGAAAATACTCAGTTAAGCAGCGTTACCAAGTTGATGTTACCCCTGACTTGATTTTGAAAGATGACGACGGATACTATCCCCAATTACGTCTCCACTACTTCCTAACGTTGGGATTTGAGAACGTCCCACAAAAGGATCAAGCACCTGCGAAGAAGATGAGAGAAAATCAATCAGTTTTCCTACCAGACTTTAACAAGTCCCAAACATCGGCGAAGGTCAACTTGATGCGATCGCTAAACATTCCCCAAATCTTAGAACTGGACAAGTTCACCCAGACGCACCCACTACTAACCGACATGGTAGACAAGCTCAAAGGCAATATGTGGGATGTGGGAATGTTCCTTGGGAAGCTGCACCCCGACATGACCCCTATTCAAATCCTGAGAAAAATTCTAAAACCATTGGGATTGAAGCTAGACAAAGCAGGACGCGAGGGGACGGGAGATCGCAACTGGATATATAGGATATGTGGCCTCACCGATGGACGGAGTGAAATATTCCAGAAGTGGTACGAGTCCGACTTGGCAAAATCTCAGGACGTGAAATGTATCTTAATGATACAAAATGAAAATGAAAACTGTATCAAAGCTATACCAAATCCGTCCCAAAACTCTAATATTAATAATATTAGTAATCAGGACGCGGCCATAAATCAGGACGCTAACCACCAAACTACTCAACCGGACCACATCCCCCAAAATTGTTTTGTTTGGGACGATCAAGGTCAAGCCTGGGTTGGTGCAGTTCTCAAAAAATCTGAGATTTTGATTAATGGGACATATAAAGCCCTCGTCACCCTGTGGAACGGGTTAGACCGGTGCATCTGGAGTCAATCTCGTATTTCTATTTGTTAG